TTCGTTGATCCGCAGGGCTTCCTGCGGCGGATCGAAAACGGCCGCATCTTGCACGACAAAACCCCGGGAATTGAACGAATTGCCGCGCTATCGACCGTCTTCAAACCCAATGAAATGGAATGCAAGGTGCTTACCGGCATCGATCCGCGGGTTGACTATGAGACCCCGGCGCGGATGCTCAAGGAGTGGGGGTCGCAAGTGGTAATTATCACTCTGGCCGAAGAAGGCTCAGTCATTTTCGACGGCAAGAAGATGTATCGCGTCCCGGCATTTGAGACGCTGGCCAAAGACTCGACCGGAGCCGGAGACACTTACGCGGCCGGAATGATCTACGCCATTGACAAAGGCTACGACTGGTATGAGGCGGGCTGCTTTGCCGGTTGTGTGTCGTCCGTAATGATTGAGAACACCGGCCCGGAGTTTCCGCTGACGGTCGCAGA
This genomic interval from Candidatus Zixiibacteriota bacterium contains the following:
- a CDS encoding bifunctional hydroxymethylpyrimidine kinase/phosphomethylpyrimidine kinase, giving the protein SGGFKLIYYDKHGNRTLDVLGDAGPINFFPEEYLEADWILFGPILQEVDLDYVELITSRSKAKIFVDPQGFLRRIENGRILHDKTPGIERIAALSTVFKPNEMECKVLTGIDPRVDYETPARMLKEWGSQVVIITLAEEGSVIFDGKKMYRVPAFETLAKDSTGAGDTYAAGMIYAIDKGYDWYEAGCFAGCVSSVMIENTGPEFPLTVAEAERRKTSLLAKSAR